From the Solanum stenotomum isolate F172 unplaced genomic scaffold, ASM1918654v1 scaffold23673, whole genome shotgun sequence genome, the window AGCCAGGTTAATTCTGCAACAAGACGCCTCATAGAGCGATATTCAGCTTCAGCTGAAGAAAGGGATATGGAGGTTTGTTTTTTCGATTTCCAATTGATTGGAGAACCACCCAAGCTTATAAAGAAGCCACTCACAGATCTGCGAGAATCACGACAAGCagcccaatctgcatcacaaaaggataaaagagaaaaattggGGTTTGAATTGAGAAAAAGGCCTTGAGTGGGGTTTGATTTAAGGTATTGAAGGACACGAAGAGCTGCTGTGAAATGGGAAATAGAGGGTTGTTGCATGTATTGGCTAAGGGTCAAGACAGTGAAAGAAAGGTCAGGTCTTGTATGGGTGAGATAGTTAAGTTTTCCAATCAAACGTCGATAGATGGTTGGATCAAGCAAAGGAGTTCCTGATGCAGCAGTTAATTTGATGGAATGATCAAGTGGAGAAGATATTGTAGGGAGACTGGAGCAATCAAATTCACTAAGCAAGTCCCGAGTAAACTTGCTTTGTGTAATGATGAAACCTGTTGGTTCTCGCATGATTTCCATTCCTAAGAAATAATGAATTTGCCCAAGATcctttatttgaaattctgaaTGTAGAAAAGACTTTAGATCTGAAAGTTCTTGAGCATCATCACCGGTGagtaataaatcatcaacataaactgCCACAATGGAGAGAGCTTCCTGTCTTTTTAAAGAATAATGAATAATCATTGAGAGATGAGgaaaaacctttaaaattgAGAGCCCCTGCAAGCCTTGCATACTATTGTCTAGAGGCTTGTTTTAAACCATAAAGAGCTTTCCTGAGTTTACAAACATGGTGGGGACTTGGTGGACACATTCCAGAAGGAAATTTCATGTAAACCTCTTCTTGGAGGTCTCCATGGAGGAAAGCATTACTTACATCAAACTGAGAAACTGGCCAATTCTTCTTGATTGCAATAGATAATAGGCATCTGATAGTCGTCATCTTAACAACCGGAGAAAAAGTTTGATCGTAGTCTATGCCTTCCTTTTGTATATCACCTCTAATAACCAATCTTGCTTTAAGTCTTTCTATACTTCCATCGGCCTTTTGTTTAACCTTGTAGACCCACTTACAAGGTAAAGCTTTCCTTCCAGAAGGGAGAGGCACCGCATCCTATGTTTGATTAATGATCAAAGCTTGCAATTCAGAATCCATGGCAGCTTTCCATCCAGGATGCTGGGAAGCTTGAGAATAATTAGTGGGTTCTGAAATTTGTGAAATAGAATGCAGTAAAACCTGATTTTGATTGGAAAGAGAAGGAAATGGATATGTAGGTGGTGAGGAAGGTACTGCTAGACAAGTAGTAGTAAGATCAgtggtaaaaaaattattgcaaACAAAGTCATGTAAATGACTAGGCAACGTACCTTTGTTTTGTCTATCAGATTTTCTAGGGGTTGGGATGGTAGGGGGAAGTAAAGGGTCTTGAACAGTGGAGGTAGGTGGAGTAGTAgtagtttgaggatgagaagtGGAATTAGTGTCCATAGAAGGAGATAAAATTGGTGAGGGTTGGTCTGAAATTGTAGGAGAATGAAAGAACATGGATTCATCTGTAATGTGATCGGAATAAATAGAAGAGATAGGTGGAAAAATGGTAGATAAAATAGTATTAGGAAAAGAGGCAAGTGGAAAAATGTGTTCATGAAAATGAACATCCCTTGATATACATACCTTCTTAGAATCTAGAATAAGGACTTTGTATCCCTTTTGTCTAGTAGGATAGCCTAAAAAGACGCAAGCAACTGCTCTAGGCTGAAATTTACCTCTATCACGTGATAATGTAGAAGCATAACACAAACATCCAAAGCTTCTTAAATGATGATATGAAGGTTTCTGATTAAACAAGAGTGCATAAGGAGTGTTACCTTGGAGTACTCTACATGGAAACCTGTTAATCAAATATGTTGCAGTAAGTATACACTCTCCCCAATAAGGAATTGGAATTTTGGAATGGAACATTAAGGCTCTAGCAATTTCCAGTAAGTGCCTATGTTTCCTTTCCACAATTCCATTCTGTTGGGGTGTGGCTGTGCAAGAAGTCTGATGTAGAATTCCCTGTGAttgtaaaaatgaagaagtttctGCACTCTTCCCTAGTTCCAATGCATTGTCCGATCTTATTAGTTTCACTTTAGCATTGAACTGTCTTTCTATCATGCATAAGAAAGACTTGAGTACTGAAAAAGCATTTGATTTAGCAGTCAACAAATAAGTCCAAGTCCCTCGGCTGAAATCGTCCACAATTGTGAGAAAGTATTTATAACCATTATAAGTAGGAACCTTATAGGGACCCCAAACATCAATATGAATAAGATCAAAAATTCCTTTACTCTTGATATGACTAATTGGAAATGGTAGTCTAGACTGTCTTGCTAAGGGGCAGACAGTGCAAGTgcattcaaaatttgaagagaaTGAAATTGAACTGATATATTTCATTGCATTGAAAGGAAAATGCCCCAATCTTACATGCCATAACATTACATCAGATTGTGATTTAGCTAAAATAGGGACAGAAACTGAAGCTAGAGCAGAATGAGAATTAAATCTCTTAGGAAACGAAACTACTGAATCTGAAACAGAATGAGAACTAGCTCTCTTAGGAAATGAAACTATATTATTTGTAGCAACAGGTTGAGTCCCAGTAGGCTCTAAAATGTATAGTCCATCTTTGACTTCACCAAAAACTTGAGGGCTCTTCAAGAAAGGGCCATGCAAAAGATAACCGGTAGATGTGAACATCATGACACACTTGAAAGATAGATATAGTTTATGAACTGAGAGTAAATTATATCTGAAACTTGGAATATGAAGGACATTTGTGAGTATAAAATCAGGCAAAAGAGAAATAGATCCTGCATGAGTAACCTTTACGCTAGATGAATTAGGTAACCTGACCATTAAAGGCTTACGTAAGGGAATGagagataagaaagagttaggaTCAAAGCACATATGTTTAGAGGCCCCTGAATCAATAATCCAAGATTTGGAATTTGAATTATCTACTGAATAACAAGAGGGCGaatgttcaaaaaatatacCAGCAGCCGAGTTGACATTGACTTCTGATCCAACAGGTTTTCCTTCTTGAATATGTTTTAAGAGATGAACAAGCTGAGTGAATTGATTTGGGGAGAGTTGTTGAGCAACATTAGGATTCTCAGAAGAAGCAAGAATAGATTGATTCCCATCTGGTTCTTCCATTGAAGTTGCAGAGTTGCTTCTCACAGTTCCTTGAAATCTCTTGGATTTGGTGAACTTGAAATCTGTTAGGAAACCTATTAGTCTGTAACAATTATCGATAGTGTGATTAGTCATCTTACAATAATTGCATAATTGGTTGcttttctttcctttgtaaGATGTGTTTCCTTTGAAATAAGTATTTTCAGGCTTCTGTTGATAGTTGAATCCAGATCCAGATCCACTTTTCTGTTGAGTGTTGAGTTGATTTTCTGAGATAGCTGATTTTCCTACCATGAAGGAAGAGCTATCTCCAGGAAACTGAGAAGATAGATGATTTTCTCTCTGATTTTCATCCTGCATCAAGAGAGAATATGCATGGTTCACAGTGGGTAATGGATTAAGCATAAGAATATTGTTTCTGGCGGGTGCATAAGTATCATTCAGTCCCATGAGGAAATGAATGAGCCTCTCATCTCCTTTGAATTGAAtcatcttcttttttccttcacATGAACACTCACAGGTGCAAAGCATATTAGCGTTTAGAGTGTCTAACTCATCCCATAACCTTTTCATCTTGGTGAAGTATCCAGCAATATCAGTAGATCNNNNNNNNNNNNNNNNNNNNNNNNNNNNNNNNNNNNNNNNNNNNNNNNNNNNNNNNNNNNNNNNNNNNNNNNNNNNNNNNNNNNNNNNNNNNNNNNNNNNNNNNNNNNNNNNNNNNNNNNNNNNNNNNNNNNNNNNNNNNNNNNNNNNNNNNNNNNNNNNNNNNNNNNNNNNNNNNNNNNNNNNNNNNNNNNNNNNNNNNNNNNNNNNNNNNNNNNNNNNNNNNNNNNNNNNNNNNNNNNNNNNNNNNNNNNNNNNNNNNNNNNNNNNNNNNNNNNNNNNNNNNNNNNNNNNNNNNNNNNNNNNNNNNNNNNNNNNNNNNNNNNNNNNNNNNNNNNNNNNNNNNNNNNNNNNNNNNNNNNNNNNNNNNNNNNNNNNNNNNNNNNNNNNNNNNNNNNNNNNNNNNNNNNNNNNNNNNNNNNNNNNNNNNNNNNNNNNNNNNNNNNNNNNNNNNNNNNNNNNNNNNNNNNNNNNNNNNNNNNNNNNNNNNNNNNNNNNNNNNNNNNNNNNNNNNNNNNNNNNNNNNNNNNNNNNNNNNNNNNNNNNNNNNNNNNNNNNNNNNNNNNNNNNNNNNNNNNNNNNNNNNNNNNNNNNNNNNNNNNNNNNNNNNNNNNNNNNNNNNNNNNNNNNNNNNNNNNNNNNNNNNNNNNNNNNNNNNNNNNNNNNNNNNNNNNNNNNNNNNNNNNNNNNNNNNNNNNNNNNNNNNNNNNNNNNNNNNNNNNNNNNNNNNNNNNNNNNNNNNNNNNNNNNNNNNNNNNNNNNNNNNNNNNNNNNNNNNNNNNNNNNNNNNNNNNNNNNNNNNNNNNNNNNNNNNNNNNNNNNNNNNNNNNNNNNNNNNNNNNNNNNNNNNNNNNNNNNNNNNNNNNNNNNNNNNNNNNNNNNNNNNNNNNNNNNNNNNNNNNNNNNNNNNNNNNNNNNNNNNNNNNNNNNNNNNNNNNNNNNNNNNNNNNNNNNNNNNNNNNNNNNNNNNNNNNNNNNNNNNNNNNNNNNNNNNNNNNNNNNNNNNNNNNNNNNNNNNNNNNNNNNNNNNNNNNNNNNNNNNNNNNNNNNNNNNNNNNNNNNNNNNNNNNNNNNNNNNNNNNNNNNNNNNNNNNNNNNNNNNNNNNNNNNNNNNNNNNNNNNNNNNNNNNNNNNNNNNNNNNNNNNNNNNNNNNNNNNNNNNNNNNNNNNNNNNNNNNNNNNNNNNNNNNNNNNNNNNNNNNNNNNNNNNNNNNNNNNNNNNNNNNNNNNNNNNNNNNNNNNNNNNNNNNNNNNNNNNNNNNNNNNNNNNNNNNNNNNNNNNNNNNNNNNNNNNNNNNNNNNNNNNNNNNNNNNNNNNNNNNNNNNNNNNNNNNNNNNNNNNNNNNNNNNNNNNNNNNNNNNNNNNNNNNNNNNNNNNNNNNNNNNNNNNNNNNNNNNNNNNNNNNNNNNNNNNNNNNNNNNNNNNNNNNNNNNNNNNNNNNNNNNNNNNNNNNNNNNNNNNNNNNNNNNNNNNNNNNNNNNNNNNNNNNNNNNNNNNNNNNNNNNNNNNNNNNNNNNNNNNNNNNNNNNNNNNNNNNNNNNNNNNNNNNNNNNNNNNNNNNNNNNNNNNNNNNNNNNNNNNNNNNNNNNNNNNNNNNNNNNNNNNNNNNNNNNNNNNNNNNNNNNNNNNNNNNNNNNNNNNNNNNNNNNNNNNNNNNNNNNNNNNNNNNNNNNNNNNNNNNNNNNNNNNNNNNNNNNNNNNNNNNNNNNNNNNNNNNNNNNNNNNNNNNNNNNNNNNNNNNNNNNNNNNNNTGGATTTCTAAatccttgttaagtgtatgaaattcgtgtatttccttgtaatatgtgtttggggggaaatgagacttggtgatgggttgacttgtccacattgattaattctaatgatgaaaaagggggtaataaaaggcaatgtgattaattgtttgtgtgtgatgtgttgagaatggtttgaaaggcttgttgaatcattgttgatgttgtatcatgattgtgttgttgtgaattgtgcaatggtatgaaaatggtcatctcctcattatttgtgtgaacatgtcatttgcatggttctgagacatggttgtgacaagtgatatgtgaattgagaaagaataagaaattaaagagaatgtaccatttcgagggacatATCGtgcaaaataaatgaaataaaagatcatattttgaaataacaTTATACTGTATTacgttgaatatattatttttatattttgatttcttttcttgattctttGTACAAATTCTTATTTGGATACCAAAAATATGAAGTGTTCTTTCCCCGCTTTCTTCGTCCTCATAATTTTTAGCTTTTCGCCATCAACGCTATTAAAGCAAATTAAGACAATCATTAACggtaactttttttctttttagaataTTCTAGACTAATTAATCTCATAAAAACATTATTCATAACTTATTAAGTCTTCTTCGtaacatgaatatttttttttctgaatagGTGTTTCCATTGCCTCAGATTGTGTTTTCTCTTCTTAGTTctttcatcaacaacacaaattattgaaaacacACTTTGATCCATATACCATTATATATATGTCAGTTTAAATAATACTCAAAGTcgatgtattaaaaatatttaaacgttattttaaagaaataaacttTAGATCAGTAAAAtgtcttttaaaaaagaaaaacaagaagacaagatgaaaaatcattaatcattaaatatgaaaatataataattaaattaagaaaaataaatatttctaaaaataagccTATGATGTAATTTTCTTATCCACGACCAGTTGTGAATGAATAATAGTTAATATCTTTTGAGACTACCTATAGTTCGGCTTGCCTAGCTTTTCATTCAATGAAAAGGCGCaagcaaaataataataaaaaacacgTGATGAAATTAAAGACATCTTCTTGAGACAAATTATTTTATGCGGGACCGAcctagatatatatatttcctccgttttatttatatgttattcttattaaaaatatataatatttaatatttgtcatttcacaaaatcaatgcataaataatACTATTActcctattttacccttgtgagtCATTGGTCTTGGGCGTTCTCACATCACCtggaaaggaaaaaagaatCAGCTTAAAGGCAGAAATGCTTACCAAGAAGTGCAGCGTcggtgaaaaggaaaaaaaaaaaaaaggattagaGCTTTTTGGAAAGAGACAAGGATTAGCTAAGAGTAGGGTAGTTGtgcttattattttatttggattgggtCCACTTATGGATCATGTcttgttctttttagttttgtgtacatattgattttaataaaatgatCCTAGGATAAAaaatttgctttaaaaaaaataaaaaataaaataaatatttcatgttcattggtcaaattaaataataaaaaataaataaattcatgtttattgattgaaaacttgaattCAAAAAACCAGTAAATAATGATAGAATAGTTTTTGATGCAGCAAATAAGGGGACTGGGTGGCCTGTTGTCCATTATTGTATGATTGGTAATTTCTATTGGAATTTAATGGCAAAACTTCAGCACAGTGTGCTGAAGTTTCATAGGTAAAAGATTTGAATTTTAGCAAAATTCACCAGTAGAGTTTTCAAACTCATCTGTAAAAAGCTTGGAACTCCCAACATATTATACACATGTACATTTCCACCATATATAACATCCCAAAATAAGATCAAGATGAAAAATAGCCTCATTCTTTTTGAATAAGTTTTATTAGGCAATACAGTACAAGAAAATCacataattcagcatgaactaATGAGACATGATATGTCTTCATTAGGACTTTTATGCTGTTTTGAGGAACTTATTTATTTGCAAAGACAAATTTACAATATATAATCGAAATAACGAAACTCTAATACACTGTAGACACAGTAACATTGTAAGGATCACCAAATGTTGCAACATTGCCTGGCCTTGAAAATACAATCTACAAAGGTAAGAAAGCACCACTTGATCAGTTGTTTTCCTTCACAAATTtggtgaaataaataaaaatttgttctGTCTAACGGCttaagtttttttaataaagtcaTTCAAAACAAGATACTCAAAATTTATATCATCTctaattacttaatttttagatgatctagttaacataatttaaaagatTTATCACCATATATACCTGATAATCTCCAAATGTGCGTGTTTTGAATCCAGCAGAACAATAGTCAAAGTAGTACTCCCATGTCCTAATGAACTTGTCATCGAATCCCAAAGCACGAATTTGTCTAGTGACACAGTTATATATCAATAGTCAAGTTAACAGTGGCGTAGCCAGAAATTTCATGAAGGGTGTCCAAGTTATAAgcatttattttagttttgttaccttttgttttTTAGGAAGTTATTTCTCCAACATCTCAGTGTCTGATAGTAATGAATTCCTATCTCTTCCACATGCACTACACTGCATTTGTTTATATCATTTATCAAATTCTTTCAGAGAAACTCTTTTGAAAGATTGACAAGCGCGCTAGTGCAAAATCACTAAAATGAACTCTTTGTTACCATAGTTTGGATGCAGCAGCCATGCCTGATATTATTCGACTTAGTGCAGGCAAGCATCCACCTGGGAATATATACTCTCTCATGAAGTCTGTGCTCTGCCTGTGGCTGTCATACCTCTCATCTGGTATTGAAAAGAACTAAGTAGATCCAAAGCTTATGAGAAACGACATAAAGATACAAAGGCGGCAGAACAGTGAAGGAAATTGAAGGGTAAAACTGAACAAAGTGGACTATATTTAGGGTTCACTTTTATTCATTACCTGTAGAACTAGAAGCCCATCTTCTGCCAATGCAGACTCACAGCAAGTAAAGAATTCCTCTATGTAATCATGACCGACATGTTCTATCATCCCGCTGAAAATGAACTAGTACAATTGTAACACTGACTCGACATGTAGTGAGTAATACAATATGTCAAGATGTAGATGGAAAAAAGCTCACATTGATATAATCCTGTCATATTTGTCCTTATTTGGCATTTGACGATAGTCACATAGGAGTAAGGTGATTCGATCCTGTGAAAATATATCATGGAACTGAATTTTAATAGATCATGTGGAATGCAGCATATAGTGAAGCATTTTAGTTAATTTTGCATCATAACTTCTCTACCCTGGCTTTTTAAGGAGCTATCATAGTTCAGAAAGCAAGAATATGGACATGAAGTGGAATTTCCTCATAGCTTTATAACTTGCCTCATCTTATCGCAATTATATTCATACAATCAGAAATGCTTGTCCAAGATCCATATAGACATTATGATTAGTACTATACCTGAAGGCCTGCTTGCTCAACTTTCAACTGTGCATACTCCAGTTGCTGCTCCGAAAGAGTTATACCAGTATATTTACATCCTGTTTGCTTGACAACTTCCACCGCGAAACTTCCCCAACCAAATCCAATCTCTAAAATGTGATGTTTCTTGCTAATTTTTGCCTAAATAAAACAGAAACAGAATCCAATTATGCCTGAAAGTTAGGTATAAACAGGAGAGTTTTTTACTTGGTTGATGAAATACCTTTTTAATTAGAACAGAAATCTTTCTCAGCTGTGCATCTTTCAGGTCTTCGTCCTCACTCTATACAAATTCGGAAAGAATAATAGATTATTAGATTACCTTGGAACAAGAAATGTAGCTTAACATACGAAGAAAAAAGTGGCAAGCATTTAAAAAGTTTGGAGAGCTAACCTTGAAAATTGCGCATGAGTATGTCATTGTCTCATCCAGAAAGAGTGAAAAGAGTTCATTACtctggaaaagaaaaaaatacaagaagGAAGTGATAAATCTACTGCAATTGGCAAAAGTATGTGCAGGATTAACTACTTTAATTTCACTAGCAATCTTTGAAATTGGGTGATATAATATGCAAGTTGATTAATTACCAGGTCATAATGACGAGAGATATTTCGACGAGCCTGAGTCAGGGTGTTTCGATTTGAAACATGTCCAATGAAATATTTTGCAGATGACAGATCTAGTAATGGTGTCCACCAGCCCCTGGAGCCACACAAAATGATGACAAACTTTAACATATGAACACAAgtttgtgtttcttgatttcaGGTCAGTAAGTAAACTATTTTACCTTTTAACAGATGCATTCAAATCTCTGTTGGCAACATATATCTGCAAAAGATATTAGGAAGCTAAGTACCGATAAATATCTATTTACAAAGATATCGAGCCATTCCCTCACCATGAAAAGATTAAGAAGACCTTCATTCTTATTAACAAACGAGATATCCCCATGAATAAAAGCATCAGCAATCCCTAAGTCAGCTCGAGTTGCAACCTGTAAGAGATTGGTTAAGTTTTTGATCACTTGTAGGGGCAAAGGAAATTTCAATTTACCTTCCAGTAGAACTGTGTATTATGAACTCTAAGAGAAACTTTGAGAGAGCATTTCTTCTCTGTTCCTTGGAAGGTGAAAATTTTGCCTCCTTCTTCCAACAAGCTGTAtattataacatataaataaagttattaaaaGCTCAAAAATCTCCTCAGTAATATTCTGGCATTACCATGAATGATTTTAAGCtatgaataatataataacaaaagtACATATGTGTATCCTGTTGGGGATTAAAGTAATACAAGGTGAAACTATCATCACTCACATTATGCATCCTGTTTGAATGAAACTTTTGAGAAATCTAGTAACGAGGAGGCGTGCTCCAGTTTCAGGCCAGGTTGGTACCATATGCTTGGGGTTATACAGAATACAACAATTCCTTCTAAGCATGCCATCTGCAGCAGCCACACCAGCCTGAGGAGGACAATCATCTATATAAGAACAAAAGCTGCAAAAGACtccaaatttgattttatttattattaacaGAAGTAGTATATACTACCTTAAGTCCATCCTCATGGAAGCCATAGCCTGAAATATTGCAGCAAAATATACATCAATAAACAGTGAAGCACAAAGCGGAGAATAAAGTTTGTGCACTAAAGGGAAGTGGAAAGAAAACTAAAATTCTCTCTGCAAAAATAGCTTGGCAGCTAGTTTAGTCCCCTAAATATCGATTTCATCAAAATAGAAACGTAATCGGGATAAACAGATTCAAATTAAACTTATAAGCTGAAATATTACAGGACTAACAGTTAGAGAAACTGGTTCACTAAATTGAACAAAGTTGAAGAGTCCAACTGTAGACTATGCACAAAAGCAGGTTACAAGGGAACAGATATCTTGAAGCAACTCTCAACACTCTGCTTAAAAAGAGATTCATACCTTGATATGCTACACAAAACCATATTCCTCTCTTTCCTTGGATTTGATATAGCTCACATGAAGCTTTTGATGCAGCAACTGAGGGTACTGGATGACTGGTGGTCCACTTAAGCAACGTATGCTCTGGTGTGTGAGGAGGATCAAGGGTTACGAGATAAGGCAGCTTTGAATCACCAAGATTCTGTAAGTTTAGACAGTTCACAATTTAAGAGAAATGACTTCCAACTGAAAACATTATCTTCTACTTTCTATACAAGGTCCTAAATCACTGTATTCCATAACACACCTGGATTATATTGAGCCAATATGTCGCACATCCTCTATTATTCGTGGTTCCAAGAAAGTTACAAGCACACCATGTTGTTGGGTTGCGAGGCAGGAATGTTTTGTCATGATGAAGGAAAACGTCACTGTCATAGAGGAATGTAGAATTTTAGAGTCAGAATGGAGGCTAACTATATTAATCTTGGCCTccaatacaaatttcatattatCTCAGAAATCTAGCAGGTTGTCGAATCTAATTGAACTTCACCAAACCACAAAATAAACCTCCTCTGGTAacagaaaatacaaatatatataaaacgtAAGTGATGTCGGGCTAtagataaaaattcaaaaaagataaaaagtagAATTAAAGAGGAATGAAATCCAAGGTATTCAAATATAGGAGTCGAAAGTACCTATAGACATACTGGAAAGCACCCAGTATTCTTGTTTCATCAAATGTTGCCTCTTTGCCTAACATTCTCAGAGAATCTGGAGCACGTACAGCGATTATGCATCCGTCATATATATCTATGGCACCATCAATGCAATCTATGGTACAACCTGCAGCAAGGGCACTTTCATTTACAGTTAGAATCACAAGTAGTTTGTAGCGCACAGCGAACTCTTGCAAGAAGCCAAAAGATAAAATCAAGCTAGACCTTCTTCATTTGTTGTTACAGAATTTACTTCACAATTAGTTCTTATTTGGCAGCCTCTCTTTTCCAGCTCCTCCTTAACCTGCGTTTGATACTGCCATCGAATCACTCTCAAGGATGTACATGCTTAACTTAACAAATCACAGAAAATAGTAAGAACTTTGAAGTATCTATGAATGAAAAATCACCTTGTCTATATGTGATTGCCATCTTATAGTGAGCAATTGGGGGAGACCAAAGAGctacaaagaaagaaataaaagtacCCTTAGGCACAAGGGCAATAAGATGAGTAAAAGCTAAGCATTCCAATTCTGTATTTGCGTGCACCACATTTAACAATTGGctataatcaacacacaaagtGTTCTATCTACTTGAACTGTAGCTAAGAGAAAAGAACCTGCAGTAGATGTTGGTCGTGGAAGAATGAAAGAATGTAATAAGCAGAAAAGCCCATTACTCGTTCCGAGGAGCAGGACCATATTGAAGCACATATTGGAGCCTGTGAAACATATGTGTCAATTGCTTGTTGCaagattaattttttgaatgaacaaaaaggaaaaatttatCCAAGTATCAAAATCAATAACAAGGACAAACTGCAGTGTCACACCAGATAAGCCTTCTGAAATAGCTCCGAATAGCCATGTGACTTAATAAATTGTCCTAATGTTTCATTGCGATCAATGTCAGGATTGTTGTCCAATTCTTCAAGGTGACTGCAATGCAGTGAGAAACGtaataaaataaacttcatTGAAGATAGATCTTTCGCTTAACACATAAATAAAGCAAGTGCCCAAAACAGAACGATTTAGTCCATTTCCATCTAATGCATGATCTTCAaatgaacaaacaaaactataCGTGTGCTCTAAATTTCTAATGAGATGAGTAAATTAACAGAATACTCAAAAATTAACATATGTAATGAAATAAGTTATTGTTACCTTATGACATCCTGTTTGAATCTGATAATTTCTCTTATCATTTGCCAAAAATATGGATTGAGTACATTCTTCTTCTGTGCAAACAAACTAGAGAATCCATTTCGAGTACCCCATTCACAACCACGGCCTTGGTCTAAGCTCACTGAGAATGACATATCAGAGATGTTCATATCAACTCCGAGCAACTCAAAAAATTCTATCAAGTTTGAATAAGTTTCCTGTAAAATCATATGAGAGTAACATTGTTACTTATTAAATACTAGTTTCTGGACACGTGTGTCTCAAGTGGTATACACGATATAAGTTATATTAAAAACATAGtgtaatcaataaaaaaaaaaagtacaaactAAAATTGATGAACGTGACACTCATCCAATTTGAATGACTTCTTTGTTGAGCGATAAATGATTAGTTACTGTCGGAAGTTAGATaggtaaatgtataaaatgagtTACATTTTAGTGTTATTAGGTGCAAATATTTTGTCTATAAGGAagtattaatattaaatatttgcaCCTAATAACATTAAGTACTATTAAGTTTCGTGATATCATATTTGAATAATGAATTGTGATACTT encodes:
- the LOC125851284 gene encoding uncharacterized protein LOC125851284 isoform X2; this encodes MKVAVVGAGINGLVTAYELAKSGVKVVVYEKEHYLGSHAKTVTVNDIDLDLGFMVFNGETYSNLIEFFELLGVDMNISDMSFSVSLDQGRGCEWGTRNGFSSLFAQKKNVLNPYFWQMIREIIRFKQDVISHLEELDNNPDIDRNETLGQFIKSHGYSELFQKAYLAPICASIWSCSSERVMGFSAYYILSFFHDQHLLQLFGLPQLLTIRWQSHIDKVKEELEKRGCQIRTNCEVNCCTIDCIDGAIDIYDGCIIAVRAPDSLRMLGKEATFDETRILGAFQYVYSDVFLHHDKTFLPRNPTTWCACNFLGTTNNRGCATYWLNIIQNLGDSKLPYLVTLDPPHTPEHTLLKWTTSHPVPSVAASKASCELYQIQGKRGIWFCVAYQGYGFHEDGLKAGVAAADGMLRRNCCILYNPKHMVPTWPETGARLLVTRFLKSFIQTGCIILLEEGGKIFTFQGTEKKCSLKVSLRVHNTQFYWKVATRADLGIADAFIHGDISFVNKNEGLLNLFMIYVANRDLNASVKRGWWTPLLDLSSAKYFIGHVSNRNTLTQARRNISRHYDLSNELFSLFLDETMTYSCAIFKSEDEDLKDAQLRKISVLIKKAKISKKHHILEIGFGWGSFAVEVVKQTGCKYTGITLSEQQLEYAQLKVEQAGLQDRITLLLCDYRQMPNKDKYDRIISIGMIEHVGHDYIEEFFTCCESALAEDGLLVLQFFSIPDERYDSHRQSTDFMREYIFPGGCLPALSRIISGMAAASKLCVVHVEEIGIHYYQTLRCWRNNFLKNKRQIRALGFDDKFIRTWEYYFDYCSAGFKTRTFGDYQIVFSRPGNVATFGDPYNVTVSTVY
- the LOC125851284 gene encoding uncharacterized protein LOC125851284 isoform X1 — its product is MKVAVVGAGINGLVTAYELAKSGVKVVVYEKEHYLGSHAKTVTVNDIDLDLGFMVFNGETYSNLIEFFELLGVDMNISDMSFSVSLDQGRGCEWGTRNGFSSLFAQKKNVLNPYFWQMIREIIRFKQDVISHLEELDNNPDIDRNETLGQFIKSHGYSELFQKAYLAPICASIWSCSSERVMGFSAYYILSFFHDQHLLQLFGLPQLLTIRWQSHIDKVKEELEKRGCQIRTNCEVNSVTTNEEGCTIDCIDGAIDIYDGCIIAVRAPDSLRMLGKEATFDETRILGAFQYVYSDVFLHHDKTFLPRNPTTWCACNFLGTTNNRGCATYWLNIIQNLGDSKLPYLVTLDPPHTPEHTLLKWTTSHPVPSVAASKASCELYQIQGKRGIWFCVAYQGYGFHEDGLKAGVAAADGMLRRNCCILYNPKHMVPTWPETGARLLVTRFLKSFIQTGCIILLEEGGKIFTFQGTEKKCSLKVSLRVHNTQFYWKVATRADLGIADAFIHGDISFVNKNEGLLNLFMIYVANRDLNASVKRGWWTPLLDLSSAKYFIGHVSNRNTLTQARRNISRHYDLSNELFSLFLDETMTYSCAIFKSEDEDLKDAQLRKISVLIKKAKISKKHHILEIGFGWGSFAVEVVKQTGCKYTGITLSEQQLEYAQLKVEQAGLQDRITLLLCDYRQMPNKDKYDRIISIGMIEHVGHDYIEEFFTCCESALAEDGLLVLQFFSIPDERYDSHRQSTDFMREYIFPGGCLPALSRIISGMAAASKLCVVHVEEIGIHYYQTLRCWRNNFLKNKRQIRALGFDDKFIRTWEYYFDYCSAGFKTRTFGDYQIVFSRPGNVATFGDPYNVTVSTVY